A part of Streptomyces sp. NBC_00557 genomic DNA contains:
- a CDS encoding SCO1664 family protein: MSAPERIPPRSVTPTDAAAGPAAAELLARGELTVRGRIREASNAALFCTIALDGREASCVYKPVAGERPLWDFPDGTLAAREVAAYEVSEATGWGLVPPTVLRDGPYGEGMCQLWIDVQAEAELLALVDAEEPEPGWRAIGLADVGEGRTALLVHADDERLRRLAVLDAVINNADRKGGHLLPTPDGRLYGIDHGVTFNVENKLRTLLWGWAGEPLTDEAVEVLKGLQGALDGPLGERLAALITPAEIDATRARVEALLTTGVHPEPGGEWPAIPWPPV, encoded by the coding sequence ATGTCCGCGCCAGAACGGATACCGCCGCGGAGCGTGACGCCCACCGACGCCGCAGCCGGCCCGGCCGCCGCCGAGCTGCTCGCGCGCGGTGAGCTGACCGTGCGCGGCCGGATCCGCGAGGCGTCCAACGCCGCGCTGTTCTGCACCATCGCCCTCGACGGCCGCGAGGCGTCCTGCGTCTACAAGCCGGTCGCCGGGGAGCGCCCGCTGTGGGACTTCCCCGACGGCACCCTGGCCGCCCGCGAGGTGGCCGCCTACGAGGTCTCCGAGGCCACGGGCTGGGGCCTGGTCCCGCCGACCGTGCTGCGCGACGGCCCGTACGGCGAGGGCATGTGCCAGCTGTGGATCGACGTCCAGGCCGAGGCGGAGCTGCTCGCGCTGGTCGACGCCGAGGAACCGGAGCCGGGCTGGAGGGCGATCGGCCTGGCCGACGTCGGCGAGGGCCGCACCGCCCTGCTGGTGCACGCCGACGACGAGCGGCTGCGCCGGCTCGCCGTCCTCGACGCGGTGATCAACAACGCCGACCGCAAGGGCGGCCATCTGCTGCCCACCCCCGACGGCCGGCTCTACGGCATCGACCACGGCGTCACCTTCAACGTCGAGAACAAGCTCCGCACGCTGCTGTGGGGCTGGGCCGGGGAACCGCTGACCGACGAGGCCGTCGAGGTCCTCAAAGGGCTCCAGGGGGCCCTCGACGGGCCGCTGGGCGAGCGGCTGGCCGCGCTGATCACCCCGGCCGAGATCGACGCCACGCGCGCGCGTGTGGAGGCGCTGCTGACCACGGGAGTGCACCCGGAGCCGGGCGGCGAGTGGCCGGCCATCCCCTGGCCTCCCGTGTAG
- the mshC gene encoding cysteine--1-D-myo-inosityl 2-amino-2-deoxy-alpha-D-glucopyranoside ligase — MHAWPASEVPALPGQGRDLRIHDTATGGPVTLDPGPVARLYVCGITPYDATHMGHAATYNAFDLVQRVWLDTKRQVHYVQNVTDVDDPLLERADRDGVDWVALAEKETALFREDMTALRMLPPRHYIGAVEAIPGIVPLVERLRDLGAAYELEGDIYFSVESDPNFGKVSHLDAAAMRLLSAERGGDPDRPGKKNPLDPMLWMAAREGEPSWDGGTLGRGRPGWHIECVAIALDHLGMGFDVQGGGSDLAFPHHEMGASHAQVLTGEFPMAKAYVHAGMVALNGEKMSKSKGNLVFVSQLRRDGVDPAAIRLALLAHHYRADWEWTDQVLHDAEARLARWRSAVSRPDGPSADALVEEVREALANDLDAPAALTAVDRWAARQEQEGGTDTGAPGLVTRAVDALLGVAL; from the coding sequence ATGCATGCCTGGCCCGCTTCCGAGGTCCCCGCCCTGCCTGGTCAGGGCCGCGACCTGAGGATCCACGACACCGCGACCGGCGGTCCGGTCACCCTCGACCCCGGTCCCGTCGCCCGTCTCTACGTCTGCGGCATCACCCCGTACGACGCGACCCACATGGGTCACGCGGCGACCTACAACGCGTTCGACCTCGTTCAGCGCGTGTGGCTCGACACCAAGCGGCAGGTTCACTACGTCCAGAACGTCACCGACGTCGACGATCCGCTGCTGGAGCGCGCGGACCGGGACGGCGTCGACTGGGTCGCCCTCGCCGAGAAGGAGACGGCCCTGTTCCGTGAGGACATGACCGCCCTCAGGATGCTCCCGCCGCGGCACTACATAGGCGCCGTGGAGGCCATACCCGGGATCGTCCCGCTCGTGGAGCGGCTGCGCGACCTCGGCGCGGCCTACGAGCTGGAGGGCGACATCTACTTCTCCGTCGAGTCCGACCCGAACTTCGGCAAGGTCTCGCACCTCGACGCGGCCGCCATGCGGCTGCTGTCCGCCGAGCGCGGCGGCGACCCGGACCGTCCGGGCAAGAAGAACCCGCTGGACCCGATGCTGTGGATGGCGGCCCGCGAGGGCGAGCCCAGCTGGGACGGCGGCACCCTCGGGCGGGGCCGGCCCGGCTGGCACATCGAGTGCGTGGCCATCGCGCTGGACCACCTCGGCATGGGCTTCGACGTCCAGGGCGGCGGCTCCGACCTCGCCTTCCCGCACCACGAGATGGGCGCCTCGCACGCCCAGGTGCTCACCGGCGAGTTCCCCATGGCCAAGGCCTACGTCCACGCCGGCATGGTCGCCCTGAACGGCGAGAAGATGTCCAAGTCCAAGGGCAACCTGGTCTTCGTCTCGCAGCTCCGCCGCGACGGCGTCGACCCGGCCGCCATCCGCCTCGCTCTGCTGGCCCACCACTACCGCGCCGACTGGGAATGGACCGACCAGGTCCTCCACGACGCCGAAGCACGCCTCGCCCGCTGGCGCTCCGCCGTCTCCCGCCCCGACGGCCCGTCCGCTGACGCGCTGGTCGAGGAGGTCCGCGAGGCCCTCGCGAACGACCTCGACGCCCCCGCCGCGCTCACGGCCGTGGACCGCTGGGCCGCCCGGCAGGAGCAGGAGGGCGGCACGGACACGGGCGCACCGGGCCTGGTGACGAGGGCAGTGGACGCGCTGCTCGGAGTGGCCCTGTAA
- a CDS encoding PAC2 family protein, translating into MIELEGVPELIDPVMVAAFEGWNDAGDAASTAVAHLEREWKGEVFAALDAEDYYDFQVNRPTVFMDAGVRKITWPTTRLSVVRVGGEKPRDLVLVRGIEPSMRWRSFCNELLGFAHELGVELVVILGALLGDTPHTRPVPVSGVTSDPDLARRMDLEETKYEGPTGIVGVLQEACTHAGVPAVSLWAAVPHYVSQPPNPKATLALLNRLEDLLDLRIPQGELPEDARAWQVGVDQLAAEDSEVAEYVQTLEEARDTAELPEASGEAIAREFERYLRRRDVSPPGGKPRPAPGGSKDDEDDTED; encoded by the coding sequence GTGATCGAGCTGGAGGGGGTTCCCGAGCTGATCGACCCAGTCATGGTGGCCGCGTTCGAGGGCTGGAACGATGCCGGCGACGCCGCCTCCACGGCGGTCGCGCATCTGGAACGCGAATGGAAGGGCGAGGTGTTCGCGGCGCTGGACGCCGAGGACTACTACGACTTCCAGGTGAACCGGCCCACGGTGTTCATGGACGCCGGTGTGCGCAAGATCACCTGGCCGACGACCAGGTTGTCGGTCGTGCGGGTCGGCGGCGAGAAGCCGCGCGACCTGGTGCTGGTCCGCGGCATCGAGCCGTCCATGCGCTGGCGTTCGTTCTGCAACGAGCTGCTCGGCTTCGCGCACGAGCTGGGCGTGGAGCTGGTGGTCATCCTCGGCGCTCTGCTCGGCGACACCCCGCACACGCGTCCCGTGCCGGTCAGCGGGGTGACGTCCGACCCGGACCTGGCCCGCCGCATGGACCTGGAGGAGACCAAGTACGAGGGCCCGACCGGCATCGTCGGCGTCCTGCAGGAGGCGTGCACGCACGCCGGCGTCCCGGCGGTGTCGCTGTGGGCGGCCGTGCCGCACTACGTCTCCCAGCCGCCCAACCCGAAGGCCACACTGGCGCTGCTCAACCGCCTGGAGGACCTGCTGGACCTGCGCATCCCGCAGGGCGAGCTGCCGGAGGACGCGCGCGCCTGGCAGGTGGGGGTGGACCAGCTGGCCGCGGAGGACAGCGAGGTCGCCGAGTACGTGCAGACCCTGGAGGAGGCCCGGGACACCGCGGAGCTGCCGGAGGCGTCGGGTGAGGCGATCGCCCGCGAGTTCGAGCGGTATCTGCGGCGGCGGGACGTCAGCCCTCCGGGCGGTAAGCCGCGTCCTGCCCCCGGCGGTTCCAAGGACGACGAGGACGACACCGAGGACTGA
- a CDS encoding FadR/GntR family transcriptional regulator — protein MAVTDEAIEKIKGMIVSGALRPGDRLPKESELAAELGLSRNSLREAVRALSLIRILDVRQGDGTYVTSLDPQLLLEALSFVVDFHRDDTVLEFLAVRRILEPAATAMAAVRIGEDELDALTAQLDALGEDPSVEELVAADLRFHRGIVRGAGNSVLCSLLDGLSGPTTRARIWRGLTQEDAVGRTLREHRAILAALRDRDAEAARSWATVHIASVEQWLRSTL, from the coding sequence ATGGCAGTCACCGACGAGGCGATCGAGAAGATCAAGGGCATGATCGTCTCCGGTGCGCTGCGGCCCGGCGACCGGCTGCCCAAGGAGAGCGAACTCGCCGCCGAGCTGGGGCTGTCGCGCAACTCGCTGCGGGAGGCCGTACGGGCGCTGTCGCTGATCCGGATCCTGGACGTGCGGCAGGGCGACGGCACCTATGTCACCAGCCTCGACCCGCAGTTGCTGCTGGAGGCGCTGAGCTTCGTCGTGGACTTCCACCGCGACGACACCGTGCTGGAGTTCCTCGCGGTGCGCCGCATCCTGGAGCCGGCCGCGACGGCGATGGCAGCCGTGCGGATCGGCGAGGACGAACTGGACGCGCTGACCGCCCAGTTGGACGCCCTCGGTGAGGACCCGTCGGTGGAGGAACTGGTCGCCGCCGACCTTCGGTTCCATCGCGGCATCGTGCGCGGCGCCGGCAACTCGGTGCTGTGCTCGCTGCTCGACGGGCTGTCGGGCCCGACGACGCGGGCCCGGATCTGGCGGGGCCTCACCCAGGAGGACGCGGTCGGCCGCACCCTGCGCGAGCACCGGGCGATCCTGGCGGCGCTGCGCGACCGGGACGCCGAGGCGGCCCGCTCCTGGGCGACCGTGCACATCGCGAGCGTGGAGCAGTGGCTGCGGTCCACGCTGTGA
- a CDS encoding glycerol-3-phosphate dehydrogenase/oxidase, with translation MTSQSTLSSVPALGTHPASGSNPSRAETREQLSKASYDLLVIGGGILGISTAWHAAQSGLRVALVDAGDFAGATSSASSKLLHGGLRYLQTGAVKLVAENHFERRAVSRQVAPHLANPLTFYLPVYKGGPHGAAKLGAGVFAYSALSAFGDGVGHLLSPAKAAQDVPELRTENLKAVAVYGDDQMNDARMALMTVRAAVEAGAVVLNHAEVTGLRFTRGRVTGAELKDRLSGDEFGVDARLVLNATGPWVDHLRKMEYPNAAPSIRLSKGAHLVLKRTSPWKAALATPIDKYRITFALPWEDMLLLGTTDEEYEGDPADVSVTDKDIAQILDEAAFSVRDQQLQRDLITYAFAGLRVLPGGPGDTAKAKRETVVTEGKGGMLSVAGGKWTTFRHIGRTIMKKLESLPGQPLGDDFEPISSLPKKLPLPGIANPRAVAHRLLTDRPAPGPRMAADTARHLATHYGSLAFDIARLANENPELAERVHPDAPEIWAQVVWARDHEWAETPDDVLRRRTTLTIRGLATDEVRAKVQDLLDKK, from the coding sequence ATGACCAGTCAGTCCACCCTGAGTTCCGTGCCTGCCCTGGGGACGCACCCGGCCTCCGGCTCCAACCCGAGCCGGGCCGAGACCAGGGAGCAGCTCTCCAAGGCGTCGTACGACCTTCTGGTGATCGGCGGCGGCATCCTGGGCATCTCCACCGCCTGGCACGCCGCGCAGTCCGGCCTGAGGGTGGCTCTGGTCGACGCCGGCGACTTCGCCGGCGCCACCTCCTCCGCCTCCTCCAAGCTGCTCCACGGCGGTCTGCGCTATCTGCAGACCGGCGCGGTGAAGCTGGTGGCGGAGAACCACTTCGAGCGCCGTGCGGTCTCCCGCCAGGTGGCCCCCCACCTGGCGAACCCCCTCACCTTCTACCTTCCGGTGTACAAGGGCGGGCCGCACGGCGCGGCGAAGCTCGGCGCGGGCGTCTTCGCCTACTCCGCGCTCTCCGCGTTCGGCGACGGCGTGGGCCACCTGCTCTCCCCCGCCAAGGCGGCGCAGGACGTGCCCGAGCTGCGCACCGAGAACCTCAAGGCCGTGGCCGTGTACGGCGACGACCAGATGAACGACGCGCGCATGGCGCTGATGACGGTCCGCGCGGCCGTCGAGGCGGGCGCGGTCGTGCTGAACCACGCCGAGGTCACCGGCCTGCGCTTCACGCGGGGCCGGGTCACCGGCGCCGAGCTGAAGGACCGCCTGTCCGGCGACGAGTTCGGCGTCGACGCCCGTCTGGTGCTGAACGCGACCGGCCCCTGGGTCGACCACCTGCGGAAGATGGAGTACCCGAACGCGGCGCCGTCCATCCGCCTGTCCAAGGGCGCCCATCTGGTGCTGAAGCGGACCTCCCCGTGGAAGGCCGCGCTCGCGACGCCCATCGACAAGTACCGCATCACCTTCGCCCTCCCCTGGGAGGACATGCTGCTGCTCGGCACCACCGACGAGGAGTACGAGGGCGACCCGGCAGACGTGTCCGTCACCGACAAGGACATAGCGCAGATCCTGGACGAGGCCGCGTTCTCCGTCCGCGACCAGCAGCTCCAGCGGGACCTGATCACGTACGCGTTCGCCGGTCTGCGGGTGCTGCCGGGCGGTCCCGGCGACACCGCGAAGGCCAAGCGGGAGACCGTGGTGACCGAGGGCAAGGGCGGCATGCTGTCCGTCGCCGGCGGCAAGTGGACCACGTTCCGGCACATCGGCCGTACGATCATGAAGAAGCTGGAGTCGCTGCCCGGTCAGCCGCTCGGCGACGACTTCGAGCCGATCTCCTCGCTGCCGAAGAAGCTGCCGCTGCCCGGCATCGCCAACCCGCGCGCGGTCGCCCACCGGCTGCTCACCGACCGCCCGGCGCCCGGGCCGCGCATGGCCGCCGACACCGCCAGGCACCTGGCCACCCACTACGGCTCGCTGGCCTTCGACATCGCCCGCCTGGCGAACGAGAACCCCGAACTGGCCGAGCGGGTGCACCCCGACGCGCCGGAGATCTGGGCGCAGGTCGTGTGGGCCCGCGACCACGAGTGGGCCGAGACGCCGGACGACGTGCTGCGCCGCAGGACGACGCTGACCATCCGCGGCCTGGCCACGGACGAGGTCAGGGCAAAGGTCCAGGACCTGCTCGACAAGAAGTAG
- the glpK gene encoding glycerol kinase GlpK — protein MTDAHTAGPFIAAIDQGTTSSRCIVFDRDGRIVSVDQKEHEQIFPKPGWVEHNANEIWTNVQEVVAGAVAKAGITRDDIKAIGITNQRETTVLWDKNTGEPVHNAIVWQDTRTDALCKELGRNVGQDRFRRETGLPLASYFAGPKARWLLDNVDGLKERAEAGDILFGTMDTWVIWNLTGGVNGGKHVTDVTNASRTLLMNLHTTQWDEKICESIGVPMQILPEIRSSAEVYGEVTGGKLGDLLGGIPVASALGDQQAALFGQTCFSEGETKSTYGTGTFMVMNTGDKIINSYAGLLTTVGYKIGDQPTVYALEGSIAVTGSLVQWMRDQMGLISTAAEIETLALSVEDNGGAYFVPAFSGLFAPHWRSDARGVIAGLTRYVTKAHLARAVLEATAWQTREIADAMVKDSGDELVALKVDGGMTANNLLMQTLADVLDAPVVRPMVAETTCLGAAYAAGLAVGFWSSTDELRANWRRAAEWTPRMDAETRDREYKNWLKAVERTMGWIEDES, from the coding sequence GTGACCGACGCCCACACCGCAGGCCCCTTCATCGCCGCGATCGACCAGGGCACCACCTCCTCGCGCTGCATCGTCTTCGACCGGGACGGCCGTATCGTCTCCGTCGACCAGAAGGAGCACGAGCAGATCTTCCCGAAGCCGGGCTGGGTCGAGCACAACGCGAACGAGATCTGGACCAACGTCCAGGAAGTCGTCGCCGGTGCCGTCGCGAAGGCCGGCATCACCCGTGACGACATCAAGGCCATCGGCATCACCAACCAGCGCGAGACCACCGTGCTGTGGGACAAGAACACCGGTGAGCCCGTCCACAACGCCATCGTCTGGCAGGACACCCGCACCGACGCGCTCTGCAAGGAGCTGGGCCGCAACGTCGGCCAGGACCGCTTCCGCCGCGAGACCGGCCTGCCGCTGGCCTCGTACTTCGCCGGGCCCAAGGCCCGCTGGCTGCTCGACAACGTCGACGGCCTCAAGGAGCGCGCCGAAGCGGGGGACATCCTCTTCGGCACCATGGACACCTGGGTCATCTGGAACCTGACCGGCGGTGTCAACGGCGGCAAGCACGTCACCGACGTCACCAACGCCTCCCGCACCCTTCTCATGAACCTGCACACCACGCAGTGGGACGAGAAGATCTGCGAGTCCATCGGCGTGCCGATGCAGATCCTGCCCGAGATCCGCTCCTCCGCCGAGGTCTACGGCGAGGTCACCGGCGGCAAGCTCGGCGACCTGCTCGGCGGCATCCCGGTCGCCTCCGCGCTCGGCGACCAGCAGGCGGCCCTGTTCGGCCAGACCTGCTTCTCCGAGGGCGAGACCAAGTCCACCTACGGCACCGGCACCTTCATGGTGATGAACACCGGTGACAAGATCATCAACTCCTACGCCGGTCTGCTGACCACCGTCGGCTACAAGATCGGCGATCAGCCGACGGTCTACGCCCTGGAGGGCTCGATCGCCGTCACGGGCTCCCTGGTGCAGTGGATGCGCGACCAGATGGGCCTGATCTCCACCGCCGCCGAGATCGAGACGCTCGCGCTCTCGGTCGAGGACAACGGCGGCGCCTACTTCGTCCCGGCGTTCTCCGGCCTGTTCGCCCCGCACTGGCGCTCCGACGCCCGCGGTGTGATCGCCGGCCTGACCCGGTACGTCACCAAGGCCCACCTGGCGCGCGCCGTCCTGGAGGCCACCGCCTGGCAGACCCGGGAGATCGCCGACGCGATGGTGAAGGACTCCGGCGACGAGCTGGTGGCCCTCAAGGTCGACGGCGGCATGACCGCCAACAACCTGCTGATGCAGACGCTCGCCGACGTCCTGGACGCGCCCGTGGTGCGCCCGATGGTCGCCGAGACCACCTGCCTCGGCGCCGCCTACGCCGCCGGCCTCGCCGTCGGCTTCTGGTCCAGCACCGACGAACTGCGCGCCAACTGGCGCCGGGCCGCCGAATGGACCCCCCGCATGGACGCGGAGACCCGCGACCGTGAGTACAAGAACTGGCTCAAGGCCGTCGAGCGGACCATGGGCTGGATCGAGGACGAGAGCTGA
- a CDS encoding MIP/aquaporin family protein, translating into MSSSDIFIGETIGTAILILLGGGVCAAVTLKASKARNAGWLAIAFGWGFAVMTAVYISGPLSGAHLNPAVTVALAIKNNDWSNVPVYLAGQLLGAMIGAALVWVAYYGQFHAHLTDKEIVGGPGAQATTAKAVEAQEKGAGPVLGIFSTGPEIRNAAQNLATEIIGTTVLILAVLTQGLNDKGNGLGILGGLITAFVVVSIGLSLGGPTGYAINPARDLGPRIVHALLPLPNKGGSDWSYAWIPVVGPLIGGAIAAGIYNVAFA; encoded by the coding sequence GTGTCCAGCTCCGACATCTTCATCGGCGAGACCATCGGTACCGCCATACTCATCCTGCTCGGCGGCGGCGTCTGCGCGGCCGTCACGCTGAAGGCCTCCAAGGCCCGTAACGCCGGCTGGCTCGCCATCGCCTTCGGGTGGGGCTTCGCCGTCATGACGGCCGTCTACATCTCAGGACCGCTCTCCGGCGCACATCTCAACCCCGCCGTCACCGTCGCCCTGGCGATCAAGAACAACGACTGGAGCAACGTCCCGGTCTATCTCGCCGGCCAGCTGCTCGGCGCGATGATCGGCGCGGCCCTGGTGTGGGTCGCCTACTACGGCCAGTTCCACGCCCACCTCACCGACAAGGAGATCGTCGGCGGTCCCGGCGCGCAGGCCACCACGGCCAAGGCGGTCGAGGCCCAGGAGAAGGGCGCGGGGCCGGTCCTCGGCATCTTCTCCACCGGTCCGGAGATCCGGAACGCGGCGCAGAACCTGGCCACCGAGATCATCGGCACGACCGTGCTGATCCTCGCGGTCCTCACGCAGGGCCTGAACGACAAGGGCAACGGCCTCGGCATCCTGGGCGGTCTGATCACCGCGTTCGTGGTGGTCTCGATCGGCCTCTCGCTGGGCGGCCCGACGGGCTACGCGATCAACCCGGCCCGCGACCTGGGCCCGCGCATCGTGCACGCCCTGCTGCCCCTGCCCAACAAGGGGGGGTCCGACTGGTCGTACGCCTGGATCCCGGTCGTCGGTCCGCTGATCGGCGGCGCCATCGCGGCAGGCATATACAACGTCGCGTTCGCCTGA
- a CDS encoding IclR family transcriptional regulator, whose protein sequence is MARNIQSLERAAAMLRLLAGGERRLGLSDIASSLGLAKGTAHGILRTLQQEGFVEQDDASGRYQLGAELLRLGTTYLDVHELRARALVWTDDLARSSGESVYLGVVHQQGVLIVHHVFRPDDSRQVLEIGAMQPLHSTALGKVLSAYDPVAHSEALESDRKPFTDRTVCDPEEFEHLLDLTRARGYAADIEETWEGVASVAAPIHDRRRMPVGAVGITGAVERLCRDGQLRPELIAAVRDCARAVSRDLGAGRF, encoded by the coding sequence ATGGCACGGAACATCCAGTCGCTCGAACGGGCGGCCGCGATGCTGCGGCTGCTCGCGGGCGGCGAGCGGCGGCTCGGTCTGTCGGACATCGCCTCCTCGCTGGGCCTCGCCAAGGGGACCGCCCACGGCATCCTGCGCACCCTCCAGCAGGAGGGGTTCGTGGAGCAGGACGACGCCTCCGGGCGCTACCAGCTGGGCGCGGAGCTGCTGCGCCTGGGCACCACGTACCTGGACGTGCACGAGCTGCGGGCGCGGGCGCTGGTGTGGACGGACGACCTGGCCCGCTCCAGCGGGGAGAGCGTCTACCTGGGGGTGGTGCACCAGCAGGGCGTGCTGATCGTGCACCACGTCTTCCGGCCGGACGACAGCCGGCAGGTGCTGGAGATCGGCGCGATGCAGCCGCTGCACTCCACGGCACTGGGCAAGGTGCTCTCGGCCTACGACCCGGTGGCGCACAGCGAGGCGCTGGAGTCGGACCGCAAGCCGTTCACGGACCGCACGGTGTGCGACCCCGAGGAGTTCGAGCACCTGCTGGACCTCACGCGCGCCCGGGGCTACGCCGCCGACATCGAGGAGACCTGGGAGGGCGTGGCGTCCGTCGCGGCCCCCATCCACGACCGGCGCCGCATGCCGGTGGGCGCGGTGGGCATCACGGGCGCGGTGGAACGGCTGTGCCGGGACGGGCAGCTGCGCCCCGAGCTGATCGCGGCCGTGCGCGACTGCGCCCGCGCAGTCTCCAGGGACCTCGGCGCGGGCCGGTTCTGA